From Anomalospiza imberbis isolate Cuckoo-Finch-1a 21T00152 chromosome 6, ASM3175350v1, whole genome shotgun sequence, one genomic window encodes:
- the GPR176 gene encoding G-protein coupled receptor 176 isoform X2, whose amino-acid sequence MVLWSTCRTSLLKSVTNRFIKNLACSGICASLVCVPFDIALSASPHCCWWIYTMLFCRIAKFLHKVFCSVTILSFPAIALDRYYSVLYPLERKISDAKSRDLVIYIWAHAIVASIPVFAVTNVSDIYAMSTCSESWSYSLGHLIYVIIYNITTVIVPVAVVFLFMILIRRALSASQKKKVIIAALRTPQNTVSIPYASQREAELHIMLLSMVLIFIFCSIPYVTLVIYRTILNISDISVFLLLTAIWLPKVSLLANPLLFLTVNKSVRKCLVGTIVQLHRRFSRRNIVSSGGIADDNLEPSVHSGSQLLEMFHIGQQQIFKPMEDEENETKSIGSGDFQRKEIPTTSLELGQTSVHRFIPQTIADSAAQVAPAVPTEADPVNDKYSMQFGFGPFELPPQWLSENRNNKKRLLPPLGNTPEELIQTKQPKCKADRKVSRNNKVSIFPKVDS is encoded by the exons ATGGTGCTGTGGTCAACTTGCAGAACATCGCTACTTAAATCTGTAACAAACCGGTTCATTAAGAATTTGGCCTGCTCGGGGATCTGTGCCAGCCTAGTCTGTGTGCCTTTTGACATTGCTCTTAGTGCCAGTCCACACTGCTGCTGGTGGATCTATACGATGCTCTTCTGCAGAATTGCCAAGTTTCTGCACAAAGTCTTCTGCTCAGTGACCATCCTTAGTTTTCCAGCCATTGCTCTTGACAG aTACTACTCTGTTTTATAtcctctggaaagaaaaatatctgatGCAAAATCCCGAGACCTGGTTATCTATATCTGGGCCCATGCAATAGTGGCCAGCATTCCAGTATTTGCTGTGACCAATGTGTCTGATATTTATGCCATGTCCACTTGCAGTGAATCTTGGAGTTACTCGCTTGGCCACCTGATATATGTCATCATCTATAATATCACCACTGTGATTGTACCAGTGGCTGTAGTATTTCTCTTTATGATTCTTATTCGCAGAGCGCTGAGTGCCAGCCAGAAGAAAAAAGTCATCATAGCTGCATTAAGGACCCCTCAGAATACAGTTTCCATCCCATATGCCTCCCAGCGAGAAGCTGAGCTCCACATCATGCTGCTTTctatggttttgatatttatcTTCTGCAGCATCCCCTACGTGACTTTGGTGATTTACCGCACCATACTCAATATTTCAGATATTTCAGTCTTCTTGCTCCTCACTGCTATTTGGCTGCCTAAGGTCTCTTTGTTGGCCAACCCTTTGTTATTTTTAACTGTTAACAAATCAGTACGGAAGTGCTTAGTGGGGACAATAGTACAGCTGCACCGAAGGTTTAGCAGGAGAAACATTGTCAGCTCAGGTGGTATTGCAGATGATAATCTGGAGCCCAGTGTCCATTCAGGAAGCCAGCTTCTGGAGATGTTTCATATTGGGCAACAACAAATCTTCAAGCCGATGGAAGATGAGGAGAATGAGACCAAATCCATTGGCTCTGGTGACTTTCAACGGAAAGAAATTCCCACCACCAGTTTAGAGCTAGGACAGACTTCGGTTCACAGGTTTATACCACAGACGATTGCAGACTCTGCAGCTCAGGtggccccagctgtgcccacagaAGCCGATCCAGTAAATGACAAGTATTCCATGCAGTTTGGTTTTGGACCCTTTGAGCTGCCTCCACAGTGGCTCTCAGAAAACCGTAACAATAAGAAGCGACTCCTGCCTCCTTTGGGGAATACCCCTGAAGAGCTAATCCAGACAAAACAGCCTAAGTGTAAAGCAGACAGAAAAGTCAGCAGAAACAATAAAGTCAGTATCTTTCCCAAGGTGGATTCTTAG